A single window of Deltaproteobacteria bacterium DNA harbors:
- a CDS encoding curli production assembly protein CsgG, protein MIANEEGIVRASLQRGFVLGLAALAAACSPTRTISEGVADRGPAVAAAPLPEAERMQIAIGRFTNESSYGAGLFTDESGDRLGKQASDLLSNHLVETQRFVVVERPDLGRLRAEAKLMGLSEEDFRKNLKGVDALILGSIAELGRETTGRSWFFGRSKQQRARARVVLRLADPRTGEIFYTQEGSGDATIEAASTLGFGGSAGWDSTLDGKAIDAAIVNMLNNVVRTLDARRPLKGAAR, encoded by the coding sequence ATGATCGCGAACGAGGAGGGCATCGTGAGAGCGTCACTACAGCGGGGCTTCGTTCTCGGGTTGGCGGCGCTGGCGGCAGCGTGCAGCCCTACCCGCACCATCAGTGAAGGCGTCGCCGACCGTGGCCCGGCAGTCGCCGCGGCACCGTTGCCCGAAGCCGAGCGGATGCAGATCGCCATCGGCCGCTTCACCAACGAGTCGAGCTACGGAGCCGGTCTCTTCACCGACGAATCCGGCGATCGCCTGGGCAAGCAGGCGAGCGACTTGCTGAGCAACCATCTGGTCGAAACCCAACGCTTCGTCGTTGTCGAACGGCCTGATCTCGGGCGGCTGAGAGCGGAAGCGAAGCTGATGGGCCTCTCCGAAGAGGACTTCAGGAAGAACCTGAAGGGCGTCGATGCGCTGATTCTCGGCTCGATCGCCGAGCTGGGGCGGGAGACCACCGGCCGCTCGTGGTTCTTCGGCCGCTCGAAGCAGCAGCGCGCGCGTGCCCGCGTGGTGTTGCGGTTGGCCGATCCACGCACCGGAGAGATCTTCTATACGCAAGAGGGCAGTGGCGACGCCACCATCGAAGCCGCCAGCACGCTTGGCTTCGGCGGCAGCGCGGGGTGGGACTCGACTCTGGACGGCAAGGCGATCGACGCGGCGATCGTCAACATGCTGAACAACGTCGTGCGCACTCTCGATGCCCGCCGCCCGCTCAAGGGGGCGGCCCGATGA
- a CDS encoding DUF4810 domain-containing protein has translation MTAPRPGGKPAHPDHAQSWLYLALAFACVIVTAGCGPTALYDWGQYEDSLQASYVAHDEVKAQAALEATITSAQQTGRRVPPGVCAEYGFLLYKRGQPAQAIQYFEQEARLFPESKPLMDKLITKVRQQAAANMPPSAGGGSLQ, from the coding sequence ATGACCGCGCCGCGGCCGGGCGGTAAACCGGCGCATCCCGATCACGCACAGAGCTGGCTTTACCTGGCGCTGGCCTTCGCGTGCGTAATCGTCACCGCGGGTTGTGGTCCGACGGCCCTCTACGACTGGGGTCAGTACGAAGACAGCCTGCAGGCCAGCTACGTTGCTCACGACGAGGTCAAGGCGCAGGCCGCCCTCGAGGCGACCATCACCTCGGCGCAGCAGACCGGGCGCCGCGTTCCCCCGGGCGTGTGTGCCGAGTACGGCTTCCTGCTTTACAAGCGCGGGCAGCCCGCGCAAGCCATTCAATACTTCGAGCAGGAGGCCCGGCTGTTCCCGGAATCGAAGCCGTTGATGGACAAGTTGATCACCAAGGTTCGCCAACAGGCCGCGGCTAACATGCCGCCGTCGGCCGGGGGCGGCTCGCTGCAATGA
- a CDS encoding DUF799 family lipoprotein codes for MPRCIAVALALLGVAGCAAKKDYSAYFAHEPRSILIVPALNETTTVEAQPVYMTTVSRPLAERGFYVFPVYLTELLLRDLGLPEAGLVHQLPLDRFREHFGADAVLFVTIKDWSNRYAVLQTSTTVTAAFTLKDTRTGTLLWESTQSVAHNSGDGGGNLIGMLVAAAVTYAVNEMIEVDYRPLAQQANTQAFVMPGTGLPAGPYHPDFGGDKDRYSR; via the coding sequence ATGCCGCGGTGCATCGCTGTCGCCTTGGCTCTGCTTGGCGTGGCCGGCTGCGCCGCCAAGAAGGACTACAGCGCCTATTTCGCGCATGAGCCACGCTCGATTCTCATAGTGCCGGCGCTGAACGAAACGACCACGGTCGAGGCCCAGCCGGTGTACATGACCACGGTGTCGCGGCCGCTGGCCGAGCGCGGCTTCTATGTGTTTCCGGTCTACCTGACGGAGCTGCTCTTGCGCGACCTCGGACTGCCCGAGGCCGGCCTGGTGCACCAGCTCCCGCTCGATCGCTTCCGCGAGCATTTCGGCGCCGACGCGGTGCTGTTCGTTACCATCAAGGACTGGAGCAACCGCTACGCCGTATTGCAGACATCGACCACGGTTACCGCCGCGTTTACACTGAAGGATACTCGCACGGGCACACTGCTGTGGGAGAGCACGCAATCGGTGGCACACAATTCCGGCGACGGTGGTGGCAACTTGATCGGCATGTTGGTCGCAGCCGCCGTTACGTACGCCGTCAACGAGATGATCGAGGTCGACTACCGCCCGCTGGCGCAGCAGGCCAACACGCAGGCGTTCGTCATGCCCGGTACCGGGCTTCCGGCCGGGCCGTATCATCCTGACTTCGGCGGTGACAAAGACCGCTACTCGCGCTAG
- a CDS encoding insulinase family protein, which translates to MVAVVAGALVASPAAALTYAGRVREQVLPNGLKLLLLEEHKAPVAVFQVWYRVGLRNETLGRTGLSHLLEHMMFKGTEKVGPEEYSKIIQRNGGNTNAFTTQDYTTYFATMASDRIGVVNELEADRMAHLQFQEDLFAPERQVVMEERRLRTDDSPVAALFEAISAAAYTAHPYGWPVIGWMEDIRQSRLADLKEYFQQYYTPNNAVVIVAGDFDTAQLAAAIEKAFGAIAAGSPPPPVRAVEPPQQGERRVTVRREAQLPFVGLAYHVPNLHQPDAAAIEVLAGVLAGGKSARLYRELVYRRRLAREANGSYEYTSKDPGTFTLYAQPLPGKTPAELERALLAEIKKLQSKPPSEREVEKAKNGIEAGFVFAQDSLFYQALLLGQYEIAGDWRLIDQYLPRVRAVSAEDVRRVAATYLIADNLTAGVLDPLPPQPGKRMAPAPAPHGMVH; encoded by the coding sequence ATGGTGGCGGTCGTGGCCGGTGCGTTGGTGGCGTCGCCGGCGGCCGCGCTGACTTATGCCGGGCGCGTGCGCGAGCAGGTGTTGCCGAACGGGCTCAAGCTGCTCTTGCTCGAAGAGCATAAGGCGCCGGTGGCAGTCTTCCAGGTGTGGTATCGGGTCGGCTTGCGCAACGAGACGCTCGGCCGCACCGGGCTGTCGCACCTGCTCGAACACATGATGTTCAAGGGCACGGAGAAGGTGGGGCCGGAGGAGTACTCGAAGATCATCCAGCGCAACGGCGGCAACACCAACGCCTTTACCACGCAGGACTACACCACCTACTTCGCGACCATGGCCAGTGACCGCATCGGCGTGGTCAACGAGTTGGAAGCCGACCGCATGGCGCACCTGCAATTCCAGGAGGATCTCTTCGCCCCTGAACGGCAGGTGGTCATGGAGGAGCGCCGGCTGCGCACCGACGACAGCCCGGTTGCGGCGCTGTTCGAGGCCATCAGCGCCGCCGCTTACACCGCCCACCCTTACGGCTGGCCGGTGATCGGCTGGATGGAGGACATCCGGCAGTCGAGGCTGGCCGACCTCAAAGAGTACTTCCAGCAGTACTACACCCCCAACAATGCCGTGGTGATCGTGGCCGGCGATTTCGATACCGCGCAACTGGCGGCCGCGATCGAGAAGGCATTCGGTGCTATTGCCGCCGGCAGCCCGCCGCCGCCGGTGCGGGCGGTCGAGCCGCCGCAACAGGGCGAGCGCCGCGTCACCGTGCGCCGGGAAGCGCAACTGCCTTTCGTCGGCCTTGCTTATCACGTGCCCAATCTGCACCAGCCCGACGCCGCTGCGATCGAAGTGCTGGCCGGCGTTCTGGCCGGCGGTAAGAGCGCACGGCTGTATCGGGAGCTGGTCTATCGCCGGCGCCTGGCGCGTGAGGCCAACGGCAGCTACGAGTACACCTCCAAAGACCCCGGCACCTTCACCCTCTACGCGCAACCGCTGCCGGGCAAGACCCCCGCCGAGCTGGAGAGAGCCTTGCTCGCTGAGATCAAGAAGCTGCAAAGCAAACCGCCGAGCGAGCGTGAAGTCGAGAAGGCCAAGAACGGTATCGAGGCCGGCTTCGTCTTCGCGCAAGACTCGCTCTTCTACCAGGCGTTGTTGCTCGGCCAGTACGAGATTGCCGGCGACTGGCGGCTGATAGATCAGTACCTGCCGCGGGTGCGCGCGGTGAGCGCCGAAGACGTGCGCCGGGTGGCGGCCACTTACCTGATCGCCGACAACCTCACCGCCGGCGTGCTCGATCCCTTGCCCCCACAACCCGGCAAGCGCATGGCTCCGGCGCCAGCGCCGCACGGGATGGTGCACTAA
- a CDS encoding insulinase family protein, translating into MRWTMGLGLVALLGLGIGAARAGTPAATYSTLGNGVTLIVSEQRSVPAVMVQVTLDAGARRDPAGKEGVAHLAAELLTEGTARRSASEISDAIDFLGASLESAADADMVTVSLAVLRKDLDAGLDLLADVLLHPAFAEAELTRRREAVLAGIRAQEDQPGAVAGKAFQRALFGSEPYGHPDEGTLHSVPKITRADVVAFYRRHYRPRQALVTAVGDVATAEIQAKLEAVLGSWDGGPAAAFDYPAPQPVATSPVLIDKPLTQANIILGHRGVARDNPDYYALTVMNYILGGGGFSSRLLDNIRTRSGLAYSVGSMFSVNKAAGSFQVVMQTKNASAHDAIARAREEIDRIRREPVTDDEITEAKLYLTGSFPLRLDSNRKITGFLSQVEFYGLGRDYAETYPQRINAVTKEEVLRVAQLYLKPEQLLLVVVGNLSEISLSSAAQAP; encoded by the coding sequence ATGCGCTGGACGATGGGCTTGGGTCTGGTCGCGCTGCTCGGCCTCGGCATCGGGGCGGCGCGGGCGGGAACACCCGCAGCCACTTACAGCACGCTCGGCAACGGTGTCACCCTGATCGTCTCCGAGCAGCGCAGCGTGCCGGCGGTGATGGTTCAGGTCACCTTGGATGCCGGCGCCCGGCGCGACCCGGCCGGCAAGGAGGGCGTGGCGCATCTCGCCGCTGAGTTGCTGACCGAGGGTACCGCTCGGCGCAGCGCCTCGGAGATCAGCGACGCCATCGATTTCCTCGGCGCCTCGCTGGAGTCGGCCGCGGATGCCGACATGGTCACCGTCTCACTTGCTGTGTTGAGAAAAGATCTCGACGCCGGCCTGGACTTGCTGGCCGACGTGCTGCTCCATCCGGCCTTTGCCGAAGCGGAATTGACCCGCCGCCGCGAGGCCGTGCTAGCGGGTATCCGGGCACAGGAAGACCAGCCCGGCGCGGTGGCGGGCAAGGCCTTCCAGCGCGCGCTCTTCGGTAGCGAGCCCTACGGCCATCCCGACGAAGGCACCTTGCACTCGGTGCCCAAGATCACCCGCGCCGACGTCGTGGCCTTCTACCGGCGGCACTATCGCCCGCGACAGGCATTGGTGACTGCGGTCGGCGACGTGGCCACGGCGGAAATCCAAGCCAAGCTCGAGGCCGTGCTCGGTTCCTGGGACGGCGGCCCGGCCGCAGCCTTCGACTATCCTGCGCCCCAACCGGTGGCGACATCACCGGTATTGATCGACAAGCCCCTGACCCAGGCCAACATCATCCTCGGGCACCGCGGTGTGGCGCGCGACAACCCCGACTACTACGCCCTCACGGTCATGAACTACATCCTGGGCGGCGGCGGCTTCTCTTCCCGCTTGCTCGACAATATCCGCACCCGCAGCGGCTTGGCCTACTCGGTCGGCAGCATGTTCTCGGTCAATAAGGCGGCGGGGAGTTTTCAGGTGGTAATGCAAACCAAGAATGCCTCGGCTCACGACGCCATCGCCCGTGCACGCGAGGAGATCGACCGCATCCGGCGCGAACCGGTGACCGACGATGAAATCACCGAAGCCAAACTCTATCTCACCGGCAGTTTTCCGCTGCGGCTCGATAGCAACCGCAAGATCACCGGCTTCCTCTCGCAGGTGGAGTTCTACGGCTTGGGCCGCGACTACGCCGAGACCTACCCCCAGCGCATCAACGCCGTGACCAAGGAGGAGGTCTTGCGCGTGGCGCAACTGTATCTCAAGCCCGAGCAGCTGCTGCTGGTGGTCGTCGGCAACCTGAGTGAAATCTCGTTGTCGAGTGCCGCGCAGGCACCGTGA
- the gatA gene encoding Asp-tRNA(Asn)/Glu-tRNA(Gln) amidotransferase subunit GatA — translation MNELPLLTASELVALLAKRKLGAVELTAAFLDRIEKLDPLINSYITVTGEQALRQARRLDRARGRRGPLHGLPLAVKDLCATRGVRTTAGSKILADWVPDFEATAVARWRSVGAVVLGKLNLHEFAYGVSTDNPHHGATCNPWALDRIPGGSSGGSGAAVAASLCAGAIGTDTGGSIRIPAGACGVVGLKPTWGRVSRYGVVPLSWSLDHVGPLAKTVEDAALLLAAMAGADDHDPTCSTRRVGNYRAALRQPAQGLRVGVPREFFFDVVGDEVQAAFDAALTTLKRLGVRALPVSLPSLLQAQPAHLAIMMAEASAYHAVNLTRRADDFGADVRTFLEVGRLIPATAMIAAQRLRARLAAECTAAFARVDALVVPGIAVPAPRRSDTFVNIGNQALDVGSALSRNMGPFNLTGLPAISVPCGQARTGLPLAFQIAGPAFAESTILRLAHAYEQATEWHTLRPPLK, via the coding sequence ATGAACGAGCTGCCACTGCTGACGGCGAGCGAGCTGGTTGCGCTGCTGGCCAAACGCAAGCTGGGCGCGGTCGAGCTGACCGCGGCGTTTCTCGATCGCATCGAGAAGCTCGATCCGCTGATCAACAGCTACATCACGGTTACCGGCGAGCAGGCCCTGCGCCAGGCCCGCCGGCTCGATCGCGCGCGTGGCCGGCGCGGGCCGCTGCACGGCTTGCCGCTGGCGGTCAAGGACCTCTGCGCCACCCGCGGCGTACGCACCACCGCGGGCTCGAAGATCCTGGCCGACTGGGTGCCTGACTTCGAGGCCACGGCGGTGGCCCGTTGGCGCAGCGTCGGCGCCGTCGTGCTGGGCAAGCTCAACCTGCACGAGTTCGCTTACGGCGTCAGCACCGACAACCCTCACCACGGGGCCACCTGCAACCCGTGGGCGCTGGACCGCATTCCGGGCGGATCGAGCGGCGGCTCGGGCGCGGCGGTCGCGGCGTCGCTATGCGCCGGGGCGATCGGCACCGACACCGGCGGCTCGATCCGCATTCCTGCCGGCGCCTGTGGGGTGGTAGGGTTGAAGCCGACGTGGGGTCGGGTCAGCCGCTACGGCGTGGTGCCGCTGAGTTGGTCGCTCGATCACGTCGGACCGCTGGCGAAGACGGTCGAAGATGCGGCGCTGCTACTCGCGGCCATGGCGGGTGCGGATGATCATGACCCGACTTGCAGCACCCGGCGAGTTGGGAACTACCGCGCCGCCTTGAGGCAGCCGGCGCAGGGTCTGCGGGTGGGCGTGCCGCGTGAGTTCTTCTTCGACGTCGTTGGTGACGAGGTGCAAGCGGCGTTCGATGCGGCCCTGACGACACTGAAGCGGCTCGGTGTGCGCGCCCTGCCGGTGTCGCTGCCGTCGCTGTTGCAAGCGCAGCCGGCGCATCTGGCGATCATGATGGCGGAGGCTTCCGCCTATCACGCCGTCAACCTAACCCGGCGCGCGGATGACTTCGGTGCCGATGTCAGGACGTTCCTGGAAGTGGGCAGGCTGATCCCTGCCACCGCCATGATCGCGGCCCAACGCCTGCGGGCGCGGCTGGCGGCCGAATGCACGGCCGCCTTCGCGCGCGTCGATGCGCTGGTCGTACCCGGCATCGCCGTGCCGGCGCCACGGCGCAGCGACACCTTCGTCAACATCGGCAACCAAGCGCTCGACGTCGGCAGCGCCCTGTCACGCAACATGGGGCCGTTCAATCTCACCGGCCTGCCGGCCATCAGCGTGCCCTGCGGCCAAGCCCGCACGGGTCTTCCCCTTGCCTTTCAAATCGCCGGTCCGGCTTTCGCGGAGAGCACGATCCTTCGCCTGGCTCACGCCTACGAGCAGGCCACCGAGTGGCACACCCTCCGGCCGCCGCTGAAGTAG